The following nucleotide sequence is from Solanum dulcamara chromosome 7, daSolDulc1.2, whole genome shotgun sequence.
cccttcaacttttctaatatttccacatctcaaatttagtcataagaattttgtatccaacaagatcaaacatagccttgcccttgacttgttaccattATCCCCAAATTGTCCTAATGtgaaaaatacgggttataacattttttccctcttttgaacattcgtcctcaaatgttaaaCTAATCCTATAGGAGTTTATAAATACAGctatttcacataatttattaattaaccaatataggtaaataaggCATTTAGGTTACCTGTGGGTGCAGAGAACAACTGAGGatacttcttcttcatttcttcctCAGCCTCCCAAGTCATTTCTTCTCGGTGATTGTTGCGCCATAATACCTTGACAGAGGCCACATCTTTGGTGCATAATCTCCTTACTTGACGATCTGAAATAGCCATCGACTGTTCCTCATAGGACAGCTCTTCGGTCACCTGAATGTCTTGTATGGGAAATACTCTAGAAGGGTCGCCAATAAATTTGCGaagcatagacacatggaataccggatgtACTGCTTCTAAATCAGctggtaagtccaactcataggcaacctttcTTACTTTACGGACAATCTGATAAGGTCCGATGTATCTCGaactaagcttcccttttttGTCGAatctcatgacacccttcataggtgacactttcaagaatACCCAGTCATCCACTTGGAACTCTAAAGGTCGACGCTGATTATCTGCGTATGCTTTCTGTCGACTTTGAGCCGCCAATAATCgttcctgaataagctttaccttgtCAATTGCCTGTTGAATCAGATCTGGGCCAATAAACTTAATTTCACCCACATCGAACCAGCCTATAGATAACCTATATTTTTTGCCATATAGTGCCTCgtacggtgccatctgaatactagaatgatagctgttattataagcaaattcaacaagtggtagatggtcatcccagcTACCCTTGAAATTAATAACATAGGCCCGCAGCATATCTTCcagcgtctgaatagtgcgctcgaCTTGCCTGTCAGACTGAGGATAGAATGTTGTACTAAGGCTCACCTGGGTCCTCAATCCTGCTTGAAAAGATCTCCAGAAATTAGCTGTAAATTAGGAACCTCTGTCAGTGATAATGGATATAGGAACTCCGTGGAGCTTTACTATCTCCTTAATATACAATCTGGCATAATCCTTAGCTGAATACGTGATCCGAATTGAAAGGAAATGGGCTAATTTAGTCAACCTAtcaacaataacccatatagaatcatactttCATGGAATGCGAGGTAAACCTATAATAAAATCCCTATTAATGATCTCCCACTTCCACATCAGAATTTCCATCTCCTGCAATAATCCACCTGGTTTTTAGTGCTTAATTTTGACGTGCTGACAGTTTCGACATTGGGCCACGAACTCAGCAATATCTCTTTTTATACCATCGCACCAATACaaacatctaaggtcatggtacatttttgttatCCCCGAATGAACAGAATATCGGGCATAATGCGCCTCACCCATAACCTATTACCATAGCCCAGCAACGTCAGGTACACATAACCTACCCCTATGTAATAATACCCCATCATATGTAATACCAAAAGGGATCTTTTCTCTATCAACACATATATATCTCGGTACCATTCCAAAATAGGATCTTTATATTGACGTTGCTTTATTTCCTCTATAATAGAAGATTCAGCAAACTCTCAGACCAAAACCCTATTATCTCCAAATTCGGCCAAGCGAACTCCAAGACTGGCCAATTGACCAATTTCATGAactgtttctttcttttctcgTGGAacatctgccaagctacccaaGGACTTATGGCTGAGTGCATCTGCTATGACGTTGGCCTTTCCAGGATGATATAGAATATCAACATCAATCTTTTAAGAACTCTAGCCATCTCTTCTACcgcaaattcaagtctttctacTTCAAAATATACTGGAGATTCTTATGATCTATATAGATATCAATGTGAACGccatataaatagtgcctcTATATCTTCAGAGCATGCTGTCAGTTCTCGATCATGAGTAGggtaatttctttcatgctttTTAAGCTGCCGGGAAGCGTAAGCTATAACTTTGCCATGGTGTATCAAGACACAATCTATTCCCACAcccaaagca
It contains:
- the LOC129894822 gene encoding uncharacterized protein LOC129894822, with protein sequence MAPYEALYGKKYRLSIGWFDVGEIKFIGPDLIQQAIDKVKLIQERLLAAQSRQKAYADNQRRPLEFQVDDWVFLKVSPMKGVMRFDKKGKLSSRYIGPYQIVRKVRKVAYELDLPADLEAVHPVFHVSMLRKFIGDPSRVFPIQDIQVTEELSYEEQSMAISDRQVRRLCTKDVASVKVLWRNNHREEMTWEAEEEMKKKYPQLFSAPTGRRPQNRILTVSSALKWLNLASSIVGMSIDAIGSSLEPFDALVFEIWRKIDFGQYS